CTCATCATATGTGTGAATCTGTCTCCCCAGGTGACGGACGTGGATCTGGCAGAGCAGACAATTTGGAAGCTCTCAGAGACGACGAACGACCCCAGTGCCTCTGACCAAGACTATTTATTTTCTACAGCGATGAGACAGCACGTCGTTTCTTGCAggttgattttttattttgtcacgtCTCGACTggattcagttttttttcccccaccttttgttttggttttctgcCTACTGATCAGAAACCGATCGGTCCTTAAGGTGCTGGACTTTATCGACATGTGACCAAATGAAGCGGTACGTGAAGTTGACGCAAAGGTGACGCGAACAGACTGTGACTGCGATCAGTAAGGTCAGAGTTCacgttgtgtttgtctgctggcctttagaagtgtgtgtgtgtgtgtcatctacCAGACCTGAAGTAGTTGTGGCTAAATGAATCATGTGGGTCTCCGGCGTCTCTTCTGATGGTTGGTATTAGCAGCGTTAGCATCTTGAGCCGTCCTGAGCGACCTCTGTGTGTCAGATCCTCTCCATCCTCTGGATCTACAGGCGATTCTGTCCCATCGAACTCCGACACCTCTCAGCATTTTGGCCTTTATGtccaacataaaacaaaaatgtaatcacACTACCGCTGAACCAGAAAGCACAACATCCTTcacatccaccccccccaccccgccctgTCAGCCTTTGTGAGGACGGACGGTGACGGCGTGAGCCTGAAGCCCTCTGCTCCAGCTGCGAGCAAAGTTCTTCAATTGCTGCTGTTCATTCGGTTTATTGGTTCGATATTCTACACATCAGATCAGAGGAGGATGAAATATCTGATAACCGGCTTCTGCTTCCTGTGGAATCTTAGCCTGTTCCTCCACTGGTGGAACGTTCCAATAAAACTGATCTATAATGCGGTTTGAATGACGTCGTTCCCAATTATAAGCTATAATAATTCCTGCTTCATCAGTTGTCTGTGATTCTAGAATGAGTGTCTGTACTGTACTTGTGCCTCTGTGTGATTTGTGAAGTCCGTATGACCACTACCTGAAGGAACGAGCGTGTTTTGTGTGATTCCTCCACTGTTCGTGAGTTCAGAAGCACGTCTGCGTCCGTCGCGGAATCCAGGAAGCTAAAGAAGAATGTAAATGTTGTGTTGATGTCGGTGTGTGCAGATCTTTATGGAGTGTTTTTACAGCACTCGTGGTTTTATGGGCCGATGAAGGACGGAGATGGAGCTGGATAGGAGTTATCTGACCTGCAAGGGTTAACGAATTGAGCACTTTAAGCGACAGATATTATCTTGTCTTGTTCGTGTTCATTATTGCCAATCGGTTCGCCGTCGATCTTTTTCAGGTCGATTAGTTTACAAAAAGTTTATTTCACAAGTTCTTTGCTCGTTTTTCATCAacggtgctttttttttttttttatctgtgaaCGCTttatctcttttctttctcaggttcttttcttgttcttttaCGTCTATGTGAAGCGGTTTGTCTCttaacagagaaaagaaaaaaacaagttttagatgtaatcatttttatttcctgtgcgAGTCTGTTTTAATACTTACACTGCACTATTAAAATCTATCTTTTTAAATCTTTGTGTCTATTGTGCAGATTCATGCTTGCTGCTAATGCTTGCTATCAgtcgtgatgtcatcagcgAGGTGAAGGTAAAGGCGGGAGGGATGAGCTGCGTTTTACACGCTTGACTATCCACGCAGGACTACCCATAAAACTCCACACATCcttaaatttctttttctctgatgGACTGATGACTTCTTAAATATAAAGAATGACATGAGTCGACCCCCGACTCCAAACGAGCCGTTCGATGCCGACTCATTTCCTCAAACATCCAGCAGCTGCCGCTCCTTTCTGATGAGCGTCACAATCTCGCCAACGTCAAAGTCACAAAGACAGTTTTGTGTGATCTCTCAGTCATGAGCGCCTCATTATCGAGGTGGAGCGACGCATCGCTGAGCCGTGCCTAATTACTGATACAAACGATCGCAGAGGCTTTAACATCACACACAGCAATCATCCTTCATTTCACTTCCCACTGACAATTAACATCTGGCTGCCGGCGCGATGCCTTCCAGGGCGTGATGCTTTATTTGTTCTATCTGACAATAATCACGCCGAGAGGCTCAAAGccttcatccaatcagattcaCTCTGTCGATGAcagttcaactttttttttttatgcttgttTTTAGATTTCTCAGCGTTCGATAGAAACCTGACATAAAGTTCAGGATCACCAGAGCTTGAACATCCAATCAAACGGCCATTAATTCCGTTTGAGTTGCGTTTTCTGCAGGGAGGAAGTCACCTATGACCCCCCCTGAATttccctgcaaaaaaaaaaaccccaccatcCTCTTTAGAgcggttttatctttaccaccATCTCCAAACAAAACTGTAGGCCTGTTAATCTGCAACAGTGTGATTTACCGATGCCGGGGGgttgtgtttaatgtttaacCGCCCTGCCCTCGCCGGTGGGAGGAGAAACATGCATGTCAGTCGAGAGAGTTGGGAAAGACTTTGCTCAGACGGAGGTGAAACCGCACGACGGCGAGTTTCAGGAGGGTCGAGGATGGGAGGAGATGGATTTCACTCCGGGACGCAGTCTGGACTTCGTGATAAGACGCTGAATCGTCGTCATATTCCCAGACTTGTGATTTAAAGCCCATCGGAATTCCTTCCTGGAAGACCTTCAATTACTCCAGACACACTCTTGCTTGTAAGTTGTTATCTTGGAAAGCGGCTCACCTCTGGATCCCGGCTCTGATCACAGCGACTGCGCCCCGAACGGCcgataagcaaaaaaaaaaaaatcaatacttgGGAAATCTGTGCTCGCTGTTCCGCCACCATGAGCGAGGAAGTCGAGATAGTGGACGAGAAAGACTGGAGGGAGCTCGAACCCAACTACCCCATCAAGATCTTCCTGACCGTTCTCTACAGCCTCATCCTGCTGATGGGGATTGTGGGTAATTCAGTCACCATCAGAGTTACGCAAGTCCTGCAGCGTAATGGCTACCTGCAGAAGAACGTGACCAACCACATGGTGAGCCTGGCGTGCTCCGACCTGTTGGTGCTCCTCATCGGCATGCCCGTGGAGCTCTACAGCGCCATCTGGTTCCCCTTCACGTCCGCGTCGGGCAACGCTTCCTGTAAGAtttacaacttcctgtttgaagccTGCAGCTACGCCACCATCCTGAACGTAGCCACGCTTAGCTTCGAGCGCTACGTGGCCATCTGCCACCCGTTCCGCTTCAAAGTCTTGGGAGGAAGACGAACCGTCGGCCTCATCGCCTTCGCCTGGGTGGTGTCCGTGATCGTGGCGTTGCCGCTGCTGGCTGCCACGGGGATGCAGGGACACATCCCGCTGTTTGCAGACACGCCGGTGCAGAACCTGACCTTCTGCACCAACCTGAGGGAGCGCTGGACGATGTACCGGATGAGCCTCTTCATCGCCTTCGTCATCTACGTGTTGGTGCTGATTGGCGTTGGCTTCATGTGCAGAGCCATGATCCTGGTGCTGCGGAGACCCTTGGGATCCGTGGATGGCGGCATCGACGGGGTTCAAAGAGCGCCCAAGCATGAGAGTTCAAAGGTTAAGACAGCCAGGAAGCAGACCATCATTTTCCTCGGTAGGTTATTGGTTTTGTACATCTAAAGTTGGTCCGATCGATCGGTTTTGCGTTCGTAGAGATGCTACCAGCGGTTTGTCTCCTCGTCTGTCGACACCTTAACTCTGAGCCTCGTCCACTTCCAGTGTTTTGACCGTTCCAGTGATTGATTTTACACACAGGCGCTGACAGGGCGTGTCCTTCAACCGAAGTAAACAGTGGAGATAAACTGTCTTCATGCCAGACTAGTTCTGGTTTCAGGGGGAAAACTGCAGCGTCAGAAACAAGTTATACAAGCTGTGTTTTAGGTTCTTCTAAAAATTGGAGGGTTGAAGTTGCGTCTTGCTCTGCTTCTTGTTGGAGATCAAAGGTTATGGAAATCTCATCaagttaaaaaatataattttttaatggTATTGGTTTGAAGTTGTCAGAAAAGGAAGAACTTCCTATTGTAATATCACTGAATATATGACATTTACCAGGTTCCATAGTGTAGCGGTTATCATGTCTGCTTTACACgcagaaggtcctgggttcgaGCCCCAGTGGGACCATTAACATTTTGGGGCTACAATAGCTCAGTCCAATAAGTGTTGAGCAGGGGATCGGCGGGTCGGCAGTGCAAGACTCGTGTCGGACAAAAATTTCCTACGGGATTAATGAAGTTCAttatgttacatttatattCAGAAGGGTAAAAGGACACACGATAAAAAAAGAAGGTGAAgtagaaagaaattaacaaaaataaatacattaaaaaagtccATAAAATAAGTAAGGTGGGTGATAGATGCTGAAAAATCTGACGGAGTCAGATTCAGGTTTTATAATTGGGGGGGGTCACTTAGCATCGgacggggaggaagaggaggaggaggagatgctggTGTGACACATTACAGAATAAACACaacctgacaggaaacaggaagcaggaaggaaTAGTGGACAGACGGAGGCAGTTAAACCATTTGTGATCATTTACCAACTTACCAAGTTTTTATTTACTGATAGTTTATTGATTCATAACTCGATTGGTATTTTTGTATTAATGAGTGAAATCTTCACCCAAGTCATGTCTGGATGGGATCAGGTAGTTCTAATCAAGCATCTTGACCTCCATCACCTCACACCCACCCATGAGGCCATGTTGGTTCAGTCCGTCCAGCGaaagccaatcagagacaacCTTGACTAAATTTTTTGGCGCTGACGACTTCATCGGTTTCTCACCTGAACTTTTGGAATTCCCGGAAGCTGATGAAGCAGAGAGGAATGTTTAATGTCGGGAACAGAGAGGTTTAAAGTTTGATAAGAGTTTGATAACGTTTGGTTCTAGAAATGAAACGATTCGTggtcagatgatgtcatcatgagtCACAGGAGGAATCACATCACATATGTAATATAATCTAATTACTATTTGGTTGTTTTCCAGCCACTTGTCCTGTAATCTTAATCCGTCGTGTTTCATCATCTGAAAACAAACGAAGCCTCGGTTCCACACAAGTCACAAGTCTGTTGTTGTCATCTCACAgcatcaaaaagcaaaaaaaaaacccccacaaaattaaaattcttcAGGCTGTGATGAAAAATGACGACGATGCTGTCATGAGAATCATCATCAGACATGAGGTGGGCCTTCGTGACGTTACACTGGTGGTCCATGCAGACAGTTTGGATGTGAAGGACGTCCATTGTGAAGAAAAAGGTCCAAAACCGCGGCGAAGCATTACATCAGAGTGAAGTAGGTTTTCGTGAAGGTCCGTGTAGTTAGAGACGATATAatcatgaataaaacagctCGTATGAACACAAGCTGTACTTCTCCGTTGTGtctttacttcctgttggttGAACCAATCAGGACGCtgtgatatatttattttcctgcagttctttgtgtttttttggcgGTATTTCGTTCCTCTCCGCATGTTAGCCGGGCCGTTCTGTAATCAACTACTTGCCGCCGTTATCGTCATAGCCACTAAAAAATTCAGCAGCTAAATTCATTGTAAACAATGACTCAAGCAGCGTCGCTCCACCAACTGGACTTCATCGCCTTCCTAATGGAATAATAAATTTGACTGACTGTTACCACAAGGGTCAcgactccctcctcctcctcgtcgccGTCTCGCTTTACCTGGGTTtgaattttaatataaattaaattattaccGCGGCCAGGAGAGGCCTCGTTCTTCGTTCCCGTCGACAGGAATCCTTCGCTCCACTTTACCTTGAAATAACTTTTAATCCCGGCTGGTCGTTGCGACTCCGGATCGTAATTAAAGGCAGAGAACATCCTTGTTAAGACGGCCACACATCACGCCCAGGACAGAAGGTTAATTGCTTCAGATGGTTGTTTTCGGTCGCTGGAAGCCAGCGTTTCGGGAGATGAATTTTAATTCTGTTTGTCCGCCTCCGGCCTTTGGCCTGTGACCTTCGACTGTCGCAGGTCGTTTGTGTGAAGAGATTGGCAGCGAGGAGACGTGAAAAACCAAACAGAGAGCGTtactgttcttcttcttctgcgcTTTTTATTCAGGACGTGTGCCGTCATCAATCAGTCGATGCTCGGACTTTAAACCCATGATGCTTTGCACGATCTTTCCATCTTTTGCATATTCAGGATGAGTTGAGACGACAAACCAGGCGGTGAAATGGAATTATGGAACTAACTCTGTGTTCCCCCATCTTTACTGGTCCCATCATCCACTTTCCCCCCAGCCTGCCAGAAAGGTGACCATAGCTCAGGTTCTGCAGCGACAGCCCAATTGCCGcccatgaacccccccccccccattggatCGATGGGTGTTTATTTACGGGGCCTGACCCCAGCCCGGTGTAAAGGGCCTCTTCAAGCCCTTTTAGtaccagaaataaaacaaacctcCAGGAGGATTTGTTGAGCCTCTTTGGGCAGgtcgatgccccccccccccccacacacacacactctgtactGAGTGACAGCTACAGAGTTTGGTGATAAACTCTGTATCCTTCGGGCCCCTCGGGCCCCTGCAGACCTCTGAGTGGGCGGTCGGAGTGGAAATCCCAAACCATGACATGGCAACACCCCTGGACTGACGCCAAGAACTGAGTGAGGTCACATGATGTGGAGTGATTGCTTTCAAATCAGAGCTCGAACAACGTTTTTATCTCCTCTCTCAGAGCAGGTGTAGATTAAAACTCCAAAAGTAAAGACTCTGTGTTTACTTTAAGTTAGTAGAAGCTGGACTGAGTGATACTGATGGTTTTAGTCGACTGTAAGGATCAGAATGGGAACCGGATGAGAAGTTTTGAAGTCCCGGACCTCTTCAGGAATCTATTAGATCCCTTTGTGGTGACGGACGTGGGCTGGTAGAGTTTTACTCATGATTCTAGTGTCAGGAATTCAACTCTATCCTTCTCTTTAATTGTTGAACTATTTTCCGGACCAAGCGGCCATGAAGccgaacaggaagtgatttaaCGGCTCACGTCTGCGTTTGATCACTAAAAATCGTGAGAAGAAAAGGGAGTCCTTCAAAAGGAGGTTAAACGCGATAAGATTCTGTTAACAGACGGCCGTCAGCCTCTAACGAACTCCATCATTAAACAGAACCAGGTGGAATCAGGAGCCCACCTGTGGTCGCCCCCAGGATAAAGATGCTCACCCACCTCTTTAAAAAGCGTGATTTAAAGCAGAACTTCCTGTTTATATTTGCATGGGTCGATCACAGTTTctccttttcatttattttcattaaaaaacatttttcccgCCTCTGAATTGAGATTTTCGTGGGAGATTTGCCTGAAACTTTGCTTGAAAATCAAACtataataaataagaatatcTTCTTGTCGTAACAAAGACATTAATAAGAAGTTTATTACTCCCTTTATCTCCTCTCTTCCCTTCGCCTCTAACATCTGATATAAAACCCGAGGACAGGCTGGTGTTGCCAGGTTGTTTTTCACGGAGGATTGATGAAAAGGCGAGACGGAGGCGTCGCGTCCTGATGGCTCTTTGTTCCTCTGCTCAACCAATAAATGAAGTATTGTTATGATGCCGTCATTTAATCAGGGTGAAACCAGCATCTGGAATCCTCTCCATCATTAAAGTGATGTATGCTGGTTTGTGTGAGGTGTAATACAGGAGGATGCGGAGCTACAAGTCCACTCAGCGATGCACtcctttaattaaataattgaaaGGAATCAAATTCAGTGAGGTGTTATTTAGAGATGGACTTCCTGCAGCGCTGGAGAACACTCCGCCTCTCAGATTTGTCTCgcctttatgtatttattttttcagaaatgcTGCAGAAGCTTCAcaaaaattcctttttttcccctgccaTTGTCTTCTAGACTTCGTGTCGGTGTTAGTTTTATCGTTCTTCATATTGATGAGGGGATGAAGGTGGAGGAGTTCAGGTGATCGGGGGGGaaagaagaaagcaaaaaaatgggCGCTGGTGGCTAAGCTAGCGACGCTAATGGAGGGAAAACCACAACAACATTCTGAAGCGTTTGCACGAACCATTGCTATTTTTACCACTGACAAACTTTACGGGTGTTCATTTTTGTCTCATCTGAGCGAAGAAGTGCGATGTGTTAATAATACTAAATGTCTACGACATCGTTCACGAGATATGTGACCTCGCCGCTCGCTTGAAGAGCACCTCCTGTCTGGGAACACGGACTTCCTGTCCTCTGAGCGGCTAATCATCATTGGACGGCTGCGTTGGACATTAAATCCGCATTAAAAGTCTGTTATAGCGGCGCCATAATGAGAGCTTATACATAACAGATGCTGCGGCAGGAGCACAGCGtaacatcatctgcatacatTAAAAGATTAATTACGATTGGGTGGTTTGTGAAACAACGAGCAGATGTTTTACAGGCATTATAGGTGCCCCGACCGCTAACATTTGACAGGACATAATTCCACATTGCTGCAGCCTGTTATTACCAAACCCCAACAAATGGCCTGTTGTAAAATATGCAGGCTTGTTATCCTTAAAAAACGATCACGGCTCCTGCTAGCAGCTGGAAGCTCAGCTCCATCCATGTGGAGACACTAACTGAAGGTGATGCAGGAAGAAGATGCTTAGCTCAGGTCCACCTGAGGACACTAAAGTTGTACAATTTCAATGCACATTTGCATGCAATAAAATGACGTTTCTTAAACTTTCAGTAAATAATCTGACTGCAGAACATCTGTGCTTTATTTCCCCAAAAGTTTGACAGATAACAAATCTCCATCTCCGGGGCAGGATTATCTCTAAGCGGCCGCAAATCTcccttaaaataaaatccattctgaATAATATTCCTCTGTCACTTCCTGGAGTTATTGGAGAGCTTTCATGACTGAGGATCCTCTGTTAGCCTTCAAATTAATTTGCTCACTCCCTGGATTTGAGCACACAATTACAAACAGCCACTTCTTTCTCTATTTacggcggaggggggggggggggggagaaatcGCTCTATTTGTGTCTGACAGACTCATAAATAACTTTGGGTTCTGCTGGTCTTTCATGCAGAAGATGGAGTAAAGTCAGCGCGGAGGAAACCTTAATTGACCCTCTGTCAAAAACAAGTCAAAGAGGCTCTCGGTTGtttaattctgatttatttgtgTTCCATGGGGGTTTATCAGGGAGGGACGGCTCAATTAATGccagaaaattaaaagaaagatGAGATAATGGATTTAAGGATGTTTTTGCTGTGATCGATGTGGAACCTGCTTCCTATCTGAGCCAGCCTGCTCGATAAATCCGCCCATCTGATAACCCAGAAACTCATTATTACACAACTGTTACGCCAAAATTccaattgacaaaaaaaagagctcCTTTTGTGTTCTCCAGGGGTGTAAATCATCCGCGGTGCCTCCGATAGAGTGTTACGGGTCCGACGGATGACTGTGATGATGCCTGCCTTCATCACAGGTTGCTCATTATCCACAGGAGAGGCAGGAGATAATCCGAGCAGATCAATAACGCAGCTGCTGGATTACTCACTCATGTGACAACATCGATTCTCTCGTGAGATTTTTATTCCTTCTCCAGGACGACTGTGCTTTGGGACATGATTAAACACAGAGAACGTTTTAATGCTGCATTCcaactgtaataaataaaaataaatgaatgcttAAATACAtagaatgagaaaataaatgtgaagttttatactgaataaatttaatttcatattttatctcTTACATGTTCTTTAGTTTTCTGccttattttgatttttgtgatttttgtgattaattttttagttttttgtccAACTGAGATCAATTTTCAATTTCCGCTTTAAAAGATGCGATAAGTAAGAAAGTATATTTCCGTTGACCTCATGGCGGGTTAGTGGCAGCAGCATTCATGATAaaatcaggtgtgtgtttgcaacacacacactcagtgtttGACTTTGGAAGGAGTTGCAGGTTGACCTGTAATCAGGTGTAGCTAATCATGAGGAGTTTGTACTTTAACCCCAATATACAGTCTTGGTAAGAAGCGCTGATGTCTCCATATGCTTTAGATGAATGGATTCCTGTTAAGGAATTCATTATTTAGgtcggccccgcccccctcaccTGCTCTGCACAGGTGTTTTCCATTCAGGTCGCCCATCAGCTGCACCTGACCTGACAGAAGTGTTAAAAGCTGCCAGTTCAGGACGAGCAGAGGCTGTTCTCTGttggtttggttgtttttctttaacatcTTGTGTCTTTGATTTGCGTTTCTACATCAGATGGATTCTGTCTGCGCTTCTGTAACGTCCAAACTGATgcagaatatttaaaaacatcagttaaatcagtttgCATCAGAATAAAAAAGCCCAGTCCTTGACTTTCTAATCATAGAGTGGTTTCAAGGTCATTAGACCGAATTTCCTTTTGGCCTTTTGagcattcatatttgtttggggaagttttttatgctggatgcccttatctctatttatctgggcttggtaCCTACAGTTCAAATTACAGCTCTTGTCCTTAATACTTTGTCCGGTAAATGAATGCTATCAAGACAACCCAGTCCTCACCAAGCAGCATCCAAACTACCCTGAGCAGCCTCCAGTCCTAGAAATGAATGACACCCATAATGTGGTGATGAATTCTTTTTGAAAAGTCACCTTAATGATGGTAAAGCATCCGGTTTTAAGACCCGCGGGCGCCAGCAGGCATGAAAAAGACGGAGGAGTCACGTATCGCACCTTTCCTCTCTTTGATGGCAGAAagctgagaaagaaaagaggagaccTTCAGAAGTTAGTCGATGCTCGCTTCCCCGAGTTCTCTTCTCGTCCCGGTGATCCGCCATCGGACGCGCTTGTTCCAAAGACAGGCAATAAATTGTTCCAATAATCTGGTTTAATTGCCTCCTAATTAGCTGACAGTTTAGATTTGGCCCACAGCCGAGGAGAGGCTGTGTCGGCGAGCGTCGCTGATGAGACGGTCGGCTTCGATTTCAGTTGTGAGGCACCGGCATTGAAGAGAGGAgagataataatgataatgatgatgatgatgaggattcATCAACAAGCTGCGAGCGCTTTCCTCACGGCTCAGACAGGAGTCAAACATTCACGGCATCTCTGACGCGATTTTCCAGGCGAAAGACGAGGCTGTGATCAATGAACCCATGTGATCGTCTTTAAAGATGCCAGCAGAGGAAACCTCTAATAATGAAGACGGGCTTTCAGGCTAGTCAGTAACAAACTGCACCGTCGCTCCCGGAGACGCTTTAGTGACCCGTTAAGAGTTTTATACGCTTTTAAAAGCCAGGATGAAGCGATGCATCGTCCCTCAAGGTTCCACCTATATGGGATGAGAGGAGTGTGTGATCTTGATAATGTCTTCAGTCAGAGGTCGTCTCAGATGCTGGGATATTCAAATTAGCACGAGCTAGTAGCTAATTCTAAACAGACGTTTTATACTTAAAAATTAAGTTGTAGTGTTGGACTCCGTTTGATTAAAATAGATTCTAACGCCGTTTTAAAACCCAAACTTTCACCTTTAgtaatgtgttttaaaatgcCAGCACTTGACTCCATTAAACTCTATCGAACGCTCAGCTATCCAGAAATAAAGACGCTTCTTGACGAGACGCTTtcttccaaaaaacaaaaaaacggcCTAGTTTGGATTCGCTGTGTTAAAAAGCGCCTGGACTACTTTGCTGAAATAAAATAGACATGATTCTGATTCTGTCGTCTTTCCTGTCGTACTTTCCCTCTCCTTCTTTGTTCTTTTCGTTCTTTCCTCCTTGTGACGTTGTTTGATGTCTCAATCTTTATCTCTCTTTCGTTTCTTTTGCAAACTTTGATTTAGATCTGACGTCCGAGTCCACATGACGCAGAAGGCAGAGATGTGTGCAGATATCTGTTGGCAAATAGTGTTAATAAATGATGTGGATCAGAACTGGCTGAgtcttaaatgttaaaaatgctCTCCTGGATCCGTTCCATCGTTTAATGGGTTCCTCCTCGCAACAAGTTCCATCGAGATCTGACAGATGCTTTATGTGAAATGAAGGAAAGGTTGGTAAAACTCAACAGTCATAATCTCAGAGAAGAAGATACTCCCAGATCTTTTCCTGgatcctttttcttcttcttccgtACCAAACAATCCTTCAAGTTGATGAAAGACTGGTTTTATGTTCTGATAACAGCAATCTACCCAAAC
This window of the Antennarius striatus isolate MH-2024 chromosome 12, ASM4005453v1, whole genome shotgun sequence genome carries:
- the LOC137605066 gene encoding G-protein coupled receptor 39-like translates to MSEEVEIVDEKDWRELEPNYPIKIFLTVLYSLILLMGIVGNSVTIRVTQVLQRNGYLQKNVTNHMVSLACSDLLVLLIGMPVELYSAIWFPFTSASGNASCKIYNFLFEACSYATILNVATLSFERYVAICHPFRFKVLGGRRTVGLIAFAWVVSVIVALPLLAATGMQGHIPLFADTPVQNLTFCTNLRERWTMYRMSLFIAFVIYVLVLIGVGFMCRAMILVLRRPLGSVDGGIDGVQRAPKHESSKVKTARKQTIIFLGLIVGSLMVCWLPNQIRRLMMAAVPKSRWTTSYFRSYVTLHPIADTFFYLSSVLNPFLYNLSSRQFREVFVQVLRCRLTIQHINKRNVRSSHALSARSLRPLLIKSFRRNRGDAPNLEKTPPTDEKGSDSGVASNTLSLNEESDSILKANIDVPSETEI